Proteins from a genomic interval of Natator depressus isolate rNatDep1 chromosome 20, rNatDep2.hap1, whole genome shotgun sequence:
- the LOC141974910 gene encoding CCN family member 1-like produces the protein MEQASLLSFVFLLCLALVVCRCPLQCLCPPSPPHCAPGVSMVLDGCRCCKICARQLNDDCSKHWPCDPHRGLECNFGADPLASKGICRAKQEGRTCQYNGRIYQNGENFQPSCKHQCSCMDGAVGCLPLCPLEMPLASLSCPDPQLLKVPGQCCKKFVCGKGAKRFGEVSFEGRETNSNELIYVGKDGHWKNLPAWAPLFKAHSVLRKCLTQTTDWSPCSKTCGLGASTRVTNNNPQCKLTKETQLCQIRPCSQPDFTKLKKGRKCLRTQKAQEPVHYTYAGCKSLRKYQPSYCGSCLDGRCCVPLHTHTLAMPFHCPDGDSFMRSVMVIHSCQCGLAHCQPLNKPAMHPQHRLDEDTHKFLE, from the exons ATGGAACAAGCGTCTCTGCTCAGCTTTGTTTTCCTGCTGTGCCTTGCGCTG GTGGTGTGTCGTTGCCCTCTGCAGTGTCTTTGCCCCCCTAGCCCACCCCATTGTGCTCCTGGGGTCAGCATGGTGCTTGATGGCTGCAGGTGCTGCAAAATCTGTGCCAGGCAGCTGAACGACGACTGCAGCAAACACTGGCCGTGTGACCCCCACAGGGGGCTGGAATGCAACTTTGGAGCAGACCCGTTGGCCAGCAAGGGCATCTGTCGGG CCAAACAGGAAGGCCGGACATGCCAGTACAATGGGCGGATCTACCAGAACGGTGAGAACTTCCAGCCCAGCTGCAAGCACCAGTGTAGCTGCATGGATGGTGCTGTCGGCTGCCTGCCCCTGTGCCCCCTGGAGATGCCcctggcctccctcagctgcCCTGACCCACAGCTGCTCAAGGTGCCCGGCCAGTGCTGCAAGAAGTTTGTGTGCGGCAAGGGGGCCAAGAGGTTTGGGGAGGTCTCCTTTGAGGGCAGGGAGACCAACAGCAATGAGCTTATCTATGTGGGCAAGGATGGACACTGGAAGAACCTGCCAG ccTGGGCACCTCTGTTCAAGGCCCATTCGGTGCTGAGGAAATGCCTAACCCAGACTACAGACTGGTCTCCCTGCTCCAAGACATGTGGCCTGGGTGCCTCCACCCGGGTCACCAACAACAACCCCCAGTGCAAGCTGACAAAGGAGACGCAGCTGTGTCAGATCCGACCCTGCAGCCAGCCTGACTTCACCAAGCTGAAG aaGGGCAGGAAGTGTCTCCGGACCCAGAAGGCGCAAGAGCCGGTGCATTATACCTATGCCGGCTGCAAGAGCCTCCGCAAGTACCAGCCCAGCTACTGTGGCTCGTGCCTGGACGGGCGCTGCTGCGTGCCCCTGCACACCCACACCCTGGCCATGCCCTTCCACTGCCCCGATGGGGACTCCTTCATGCGCAGCGTCATGGTGATCCACTCGTGCCAGTGCGGGCTGGCTCACTGCCAGCCCCTCAACAAGCCTGCCATGCATCCCCAGCACCGGCTAGATGAAGACACACACAAGTTCCTGGAGTGA